A region of Larus michahellis chromosome 15, bLarMic1.1, whole genome shotgun sequence DNA encodes the following proteins:
- the ABCA2 gene encoding ATP-binding cassette sub-family A member 2 isoform X2, producing MGFLHQLHLLLWKNVTLKRRSPWVLAFEIFIPLVLFFILLGLRQKKPTIPVKEAFYTAAPLTSAGILPVMQSLCPDGQRDEFGFLQYSNSTVTQLLEHLSEAVEQSSLFDPQHPGLEEELESLRRRLEALSSSEPSSMETHFSNRAGSGFTLAWAAKDQGELHRFLTQNLSLPNSTAELLLGSSVDLREVYRLFFGSFPLVPDETHEQDLWDGFGPSEMTQLEKSLPSGWRSLREGLVHRALRDPATAPHRPALLRLLSQALGLTSAALAPATSDSPQAFVTEMEGVLFTGPVLEQLTCEQSPGGLLRLLRVAPGQQPLLQAYRVLACNGSRAARRERFAQLATELREQLDTAKIVSRLKLDEVNSTAAQHRLRALLEDLVEMEKVLRDVDILSALAKLLPRGACASKAPAPTANSTGWAGANATAGNATAEEEGAGVDPASGDNPQGQFSAFVQLWAGLQPILCGNNRTIEPEALKQGNMSSLGFTSKEQRNLGLLVHLMTSNPKILYAPVGTEVDKVILKANETFAFVGNVTHYAKAWLNISPEIRAYLEEGRLQRRIRWLQQFTTDLHKHPEILNVSDSDVLHNFLSGNFSLPNASVLLQQLDTIDNAACGWVHFMAKVSVDIFKGFPDEESIVNYTLNQAYQDNVTVFASVIFQTNRDGSLPPHVMYKIRQNSSFTEKTNEIRRAYWRPGPNTGGRFYFLYGFVWIQDMMERALINTFVGHDVVEPGNYVQMFPYPCYTRDDFLFVIEHMMPLCMVISWVYSVAMMIQHIVTEKEHRLKEVMKMMGLNNAVHWVAWFITGFVQLSISVTALTAILKYGKVLMHSDVLIIWLFLAIYAVATIMFCFLVSVLYSKAKLASACGGIIYFLSYVPYMYVAIREEVAHDKITAFEKCIASLMSTTAFGLGSKYFALYEVAGVGIQWHTFSQSPVEGDDFNLLLSMMMLVVDAVVYGVLTWYIEAVHPGMFGLPRPWYFPFQKSYWLGNGRVETWEWTWPWSRTTRLSIMEEDQACAMESRRLEETRGIEEEPTHLPLVVCIDKLTKVYKTDKKLALNKLSLNLYENQVVSFLGHNGAGKTTTMSILTGLFPPTSGSATIYGHDIRTEMDEIRKNLGMCPQHNVLFDRLTVEEHLWFYSQLKSMAEEEIRKEMDKMIEDLELSNKRHSLVQTLSGGMKRKLSVAIAFVGGSRAVILDEPTAGVDPYARRAIWDLILKYKPGRTILLSTHHMDEADLLGDRIAIISHGKLKCCGSPLFLKSTYGDGYKLTVVKKQSDTRNGTESGQPHSPLAHSSVSPCSEPRVSQFIKKYVASCLLISDTNTELSYILPSEAVKKGCFERLFQHLEQSLEELDLTSFGLMDTTLEEVFLKVSEEDQSLENSDADMKESKKDALRPPVPELGLKPEANGEPLAEAAVPEKPEVELSNLVTCSKLAQSQASLHSASSVGSVRGDEEQEAEVEAEDHDLAGQGSFKLEGSWLKLRQFHGLIVKRFHCAKRNTKALFSQILLPAFFVCVAMTVALSVPEIGDLPPLILSPSQYHNYTQPKGNFIPYANEERREYRIRLSPDASPQQLVNTFHLPSGVGATCVLKTAFNNTLDQPMQTLNLNSNESKMLAAKYFDAMCIDSFTQGLPLSNFVPPPPSPAPSDYPISVDEDLLRAWNSTTFSSTVKETVTSAPALPRIVHEPIRCTCSMQGTGFSCPSGVGGHPPQMKVVTGDILADITGRNVSEYLLYTSDRFRLHRYGALTFGNVQKSIPASFGARAPATVRKIAVRRTAQVFYNNKGYHSMPTYLNALNNAILRANLPKSKGNPAAYGITVTNHPMNKTSASLSLDYLLQGTDVVIAIFIIVAMSFVPASFVVFLVAEKATKAKHLQFVSGCDPVIYWLANYVWDMLNYLVPATCCIIILFVFDLPAYTSPTNFPAVLSLFLLYGWSITPIMYPASFWFEVPSSAYVFLIVINLFIGITATVATFLLQLFEHDKDLKVVNSYLKSCFLVFPNYNLGHGLMEMAYNEYINEYYAKIGQFDKMKSPFEWDIVTRGLVAMTIEGFVGFFITIMCQYNFFRKPQRLPVSTKPIEDDIDVANERHRVLRGDADNDMLKIENLTKVYKSRKIGRILAVDRLCVGVRPGECFGLLGVNGAGKTTTFKMLTGDESTTGGEAFVNGHSILKELLQVQQSLGYCPQFDALFDELTAQEHLELYTRLRGIPWKDEERVVKWALKKLELTKYADKPASTYSGGNKRKLSTAIALIGYPAFIFLDEPTTGMDPKARRFLWNLILDVIKTGRSVVLTSHSMEECEALCTRLAIMVNGRLKCLGSIQHLKNRFGDGYMITVRTKSSLNVKEVVRFFNRNFPEAILKERHHTKAQYQLKSDQISLAQVFSKMEQVVDVLGIEDYSVSQTTLDNVFVNFAKKQSDNLEQQETSPSCALQSPLERVLSLLRPRTAPTELRALVVEEQEDLETDDEGLISFEEERAQLSFNTDTLC from the exons TGGGTGCTGGCCTTTGAGATCTTCATCCCCCTGGTGCTCTTCTTCATCCTTCTGGGGCTGCGGCAGAAGAAGCCAACCATCCCTGTGAAGGAAG CTTTCTACACGGCGGCCCCGCTCACCTCGGCCGGGATCCTGCCCGTCATGCAGTCCCTGTGCCCTGATGGCCAGCGTGATGAGTTCGGCTTCCTGCAGTACTCCAATTCCAC GGTGACGCAGCTCCTGGAGCACCTCAGTGAAGCAGTGGAGCAGAGCAGCCTCTTCGACCCCCAGCacccggggctggaggaggagctggagtcgCTGCGCCGGCGCCTGGAGGCACTCAGCAGCAGCGAGCCCAGCTCCATGGAGACCCACTTCAGCAACCGAGCGG GATCTGGATTCACATTGGCGTGGGCAGCCAAGGACCAGGGCGAGCTGCACCGCTTCCTGACGCAGAACCTGTCCCTCCCCAACAGCACGGCCGAGCTGCTCCTGGGCTCCAGCGTTGACCTGCGGGAG GTATACCGCCTGTTTTTTGGTTCGTTTCCTTTGGTACCCGATGAGACCCACGAGCAAGACCTGTGGGATGGATTTGGTCCCAGTGAGATGACACAGCTGGAG AAGAGCCTCCCGAGCGGCTGGAGGAGCCTGCGGGAAGGGCTGGTCCACAGGGCGCTGCGGGACCCGGCAACAGCCCCGCACCGGCCGGCGCTGCTCCGCCTGCTCTCCCAGGCCCTGGGCCTCACCAGCGCCGCCCTGGCACCCGCCACCTCCGACAGCCCCCAGGCCTTTGTCACCGAGATGGAG GGTGTCCTCTTCACCGGGCCGGTGCTGGAGCAGCTGACGTGCGAGCAGAGCCCGGGGGGGCTGCTCCGCCTCCTGCGCGTGGCCCCAGGGCAGCAGCCGCTGCTGCAGGCGTACCGGGTGCTGGCCTGCAACGGCAGCCGGGCCGCCCGCCGGGAGCGCTTCGCCCAGCTGGCCACCGAGCTGCGGGAGCAGCTGGACACCGCCAAGATTGTCAGCAGG CTGAAACTGGATGAGGTGAACAGCACGGCCGCCCAGCACCGCCTCCGTGCCCTCCTGGAGGACCTGGTGGAGATGGAGAAGGTTCTCCGCGATGTGGATATCCTCTCGGCGCTGGCCAAGCTGCTGCCCAGGGGAGCCTGTGCCAGCAAGGCTCCGGCACCCACTGCCAACAGCACCGGCTGGGCCGGCGCCAATGCCACAGCTGGCAATGCCACGGCGGAGGAGGAGGGCGCTGGGGTGGACCCGGCCAGCGGTGACAACCCCCAGGGGCAGTTCTCGGCATTCGtgcagctctgggctgggctgcagcccatCCTCTGCGGCAACAACCG GACAATCGAGCCCGAGGCGCTGAAGCAGGGCAACATGAGCTCCCTGGGCTTCACCAGCAAGGAGCAGCGAAACCTGGGCCTCCTCGTGCATCTGATGACCAGCAACCCCAAAATCCTGTATGCACCAGTGGGCACCGAAGTGGACAAAGTCATCCTGAAG GCCAACGAGACCTTCGCTTTTGTGGGCAACGTCACCCACTATGCCAAGGCATGGCTGAACATCTCCCCCGAGATCCGTGCCTACCTGGAGGAGGGCAGGCTGCAGAGGCGCATCCGCTGGCTCCAGCAG TTCACCACTGACCTCCACAAGCACCCAGAGATCCTGAATGTCTCCGACAGCGATGTTCTCCACAACTTCCTCAGTGGCAACTTCTCCCTGCCCAATGCCAGTGTCTTGCTCCAGCAGCTGGACACTATTGACAATGCTGCCTGCGGCTGGGTCCACTTCATGGCCAAG GTCAGTGTGGACATCTTCAAAGGCTTCCCGGATGAGGAGAGCATTGTCAACTACACGCTGAACCAGGCCTATCAGGACAACGTCACGGTCTTTGCCA GCGTCATCTTCCAGACCAACAGGGACGGCTCACTGCCCCCCCACGTCATGTACAAGATCCGGCAGAACTCCAGCTTCACGGAGAAGACCAATGAGATCCGGCGGGCGTACTGGCGGCCTGGCCCTAACACTGGCGGCCGCTTCTACTTTCTCTATGGCTTCGTCTGGATCCAGG acATGATGGAGCGTGCCCTCATCAACACGTTTGTTGGCCACGATGTGGTGGAGCCTGGCAACTATGTGCAGATGTTCCCGTACCCGTGTTATACCCGGGATGA CTTCCTCTTCGTCATCGAGCACATGATGCCCCTGTGCATGGTGATCTCCTGGGTCTACTCGGTGGCCATGATGATCCAGCACATTGTGACGGAGAAGGAGCATCGCCTGAAAGAG GTGATGAAGATGATGGGCTTGAACAACGCGGTGCATTGGGTGGCTTGGTTCATCACTGGCTTCGTCCAGCTCTCCATCTCGGTCACAGCGCTCACCGCCATCCTGAAGTACGGCAAGGTCCTGATGCACAGCGACGTCCTCATCATCTGGCTCTTTCTCGCCATCTACGCAGTGGCCACCATCATGTTCTG CTTCCTGGTGTCGGTGCTCTACTCCAAGGCCAAGCTGGCCTCCGCCTGTGGCGGCATCATCTATTTCCTCAGCTATGTGCCCTACATGTATGTGGCCATCCGGGAGGAGGTGGCGCATGACAAGATCACGGCCTTTGAGAAGTGCATCGCG TCCCTCATGTCTACCACAGCCTTCGGGCTGGGCTCCAAGTACTTTGCACTGTACGAGGTGGCCGGTGTTGGCATCCAGTGGCACACCTTCAGCCAGTCACCTGTGGAAGGAGACGACTTCAACCTCCTGCTGTCCATGATGATGCTGGTTGTGGATGCCGTGGTGTACGGGGTGCTGACGTGGTACATTGAGGCTGTGCACCCAG GCATGTTCGGCTTGCCACGGCCCTGGTACTTCCCCTTCCAGAAGTCCTACTGGCTGGGCAACGGGCGAGTGGAGACCTGGGAGTGGACCTGGCCCTGGTCCCGCACCACTCGCCTCAGCATCATGGAGGAGGATCAGGCCTGCGCCATGGAGAGCCGGAGGCTGG AGGAGACACGGGGCATCGAGGAGGAGCCGACCCACCTCCCCTTGGTCGTCTGCATTGACAAGCTCACCAAGGTCTACAAGACAGACAAGAAGCTGGCGCTGAACAAGCTGAGCCTCAACCTCTATGAGAACCAGGTGGTGTCCTTCTTGGGGCACAACGGCGCGGGCAAAACCACCACCAT GTCCATCCTCACCGGCTTGTTCCCTCCAACCTCGGGCTCTGCTACCATCTACGGCCACGATATTCGGACAGAGATGGATGAGATCCGGAAGAACCTGGGCATGTGTCCCCAGCACAACGTGCTCTTCGACAGGCTGACAGTGGAGGAGCACCTCTGGTTCTACTCGCAGCTCAAGAGCATGGCGGAGGAGGAGATCCGCAAGGAGATGGACAA gaTGATTGAGGACCTGGAGCTCTCCAACAAGCGCCATTCCCTGGTGCAGACCCTCTCAGGGGGCATGAAGAGGAAGCTGTCGGTGGCCATTGCGTTCGTGGGCGGGTCACGGGCCGTGATCTTGGATGAGCCCACGGCTGGCGTAGACCCCTACGCACGCAGGGCCATCTGGGACCTGATCCTCAAGTACAAGCCAG GGAGGACCATCCTGCTCTCCACGCACCACATGGACGAGGCTGACCTACTGGGTGACCGTATCGCCATCATTTCCCATGGCAAGCTCAAGTGCTGTGGCTCTCCACTTTTCCTCAAGAGCACCTATGGCGACGGCTACAAGCTGACGGTGGTGAAGAAGCAGTCGGACACCAGGAATGGCACAG AGTCGGGCCAGCCACACAGCCCCCTGGCCCACTCCTCCGTCAGCCCCTGCTCCGAGCCCCGCGTCTCCCAGTTCATCAAGAAATATGTGGCCTCCTGCCTCCTCATCTCGGACACCAACACTGAGCTCTCCTACATCCTTCCCAGCGAGGCTGTCAAGAAGGGCTGCTTCGAGAGGCTCTTCCAG CACTtggagcagagcctggaggagctggaccTCACCAGTTTTGGACTGATGGACACCACGCTGGAGGAAGTCTTCCTGAAGGTGTCCGAGGAGGACCAGTCTCTGGAGAACAGCGACGCGG acATGAAGGAGTCCAAGAAGGATGCCTTGCGACCACCTGTCCCTGAGCTGGGCCTGAAGCCCGAGGCCAATGGGGAGCCCCTTGCCGAAGCAGCCGTGCCGGAGAAGCCAGAGGTGGAGCTCAGCAACCTGGTGACCTGCTCCAAGCTGGCGCAGTCGCAGGCATCCCTGCACTCAGCCTCCTCGGTGGGCTCCGTGCGGGGCGACGAAG AGCAAGAGGCGGAGGTGGAGGCAGAGGACCACGacctggctgggcaggggagcttCAAGCTGGAGGGCTCGTGGCTGAAGCTGCGCCAGTTCCACGGGCTGATCGTCAAACGCTTCCACTGCGCCAAGCGCAACACCAAGGCCCTCTTCTCGCAGATCCTCCTGCCCGCCTTCTTCGTCTGTGTGGCCATGACGGTGGCACTCTCTGTGCCCGAAATAG GTGACCTGCCGCCCCTCATCCTCTCGCCATCGCAGTACCACAACTACACCCAGCCTAAGGGCAACTTCATTCCTTACGCCAACGAGGAGCGGCGTGAGTACCG CATCAGGCTGTCTCCCGatgccagcccccagcagctggtGAACACCTTCCATCTGCCCTCTGGCGTGGGGGCCACCTGCGTGCTCAAGACGGCCTTCAACAACACATTGGACCAGCCCATGCAGACCCTCAACCTCAACAGCAATGAGTCAAAGATGCTGGCGGCCAAGTACTTCGATGCCATGTGCATCGATTCCTTCACCCAGGGCCTGCCACTCTCCAACTTTGTGccgccacctccatccccagctccctccgaCTACCCCATCTCAGTGGATGAGGACCTGCTCCGTGCCTGGAACTCCACGACCTTTTCCTCCACTGTCAAAG AGACCGTCacctcagcccctgccctgccccgcatCGTCCATGAGCCCATCAGATGCACGTGCTCCATGCAGGGCACCGGCTTCTCCTGCCCCAGTGGCGTGGGGGGCCACCCCCCACAGATGAAGGTGGTGACGGGGGACATCCTGGCAGACATCACAGGGCGCAACGTCTCCGAGTATCTGCTCTACACCTCGGACCGCTTCCGGCTGCACAG GTACGGGGCGCTCACCTTTGGCAACGTCCAGAAATCCATCCCGGCTTCCTTCGGGGCCAGGGCCCCTGCCACAGTGCGCAAGATCGCCGTCCGGAGAACGGCCCAG gTCTTCTACAACAACAAGGGCTACCACAGCATGCCCACCTACCTCAATGCTCTCAACAACGCCATCCTGCGAGCCAACTTGCCCAAGAGCAAAGGCAACCCCGCTGCCTATG GCATTACAGTCACCAACCACCCCATGAACAAGACGAGTGCCAGCCTGTCCCTGGATTACCT CCTGCAAGGCACAGACGTGGTGATTGCCATCTTCATCATCGTGGCCATGTCCTTCGTGCCAGCCAGCTTTGTGGTGTTCCTGGTCGCCGAAAAGGCCACCAAGGCCAAACACCTGCAGTTTGTGAGCGGCTGCGACCCTGTCATCTACTGGTTGGCCAACTACGTGTGGGACATG CTGAACTACCTGGTGCCGGCCACCTGCTGCATCATCATCCTGTTTGTGTTCGACCTCCCGGCGTACACCTCTCCCACTAACTTCCCTGCCGtcctctccctcttcctgctCTACGG CTGGTCCATCACCCCCATCATGTACCCGGCCTCCTTCTGGTTCGAGGTGCCCAGCTCCGCCTACGTCTTCCTCATCGTCATCAACCTCTTCATTGGCATCACAGCCACTGTTGCCACGTTCCTGCTGCAGCTCTTTGAGCATGACAAG GATCTGAAGGTGGTCAACAGCTACCTGAAGAGCTGCTTCCTTGTATTCCCTAACTACAACCTGGGCCATGGCTTGATGGAGATGGCCTACAACGAGTACATCAACGAGTACTATGCCAAGATCG GGCAGTTCGATAAAATGAAATCGCCTTTCGAATGGGACATCGTGACGCGGGGGCTCGTTGCCATGACAATTGAAGGCTTTGTCGGCTTCTTCATCACCATCATGTGCCAGTACAACTTCTTCCGGAAGCCCCA GCGACTGCCCGTCTCCACCAAACCCATCGAGGACGACATCGATGTGGCCAACGAGCGGCACCGTGTCCTGCGCGGCGATGCCGACAATGACATGCTGAAGATTGAAAACCTCACCAAG gTATACAAGTCCCGCAAGATCGGGCGCATCCTGGCCGTGGACCGGCTGTGCGTGGGCGTGCGGCCCGGGGAGTGCTTCGGGCTGCTGGGCGTCAACGGCGCGGGCAAGACAACCACCTTCAAGATGCTGACAGGGGATGAGAGCACCACGGGTGGAGAGGCCTTCGTTAACGGGCACAG catcctgaaGGAGCTCCTGCAGGTCCAGCAGAGCTTAGGCTACTGCCCCCAGTTTGATGCGCTCTTTGACGAGCTGACGGCCCAGGAGCACCTGGAGCTCTACACCCGTCTGCGTGGCATCCCCTGGAAGGACGAGGAGCGG GTGGTCAAGTGGGCACTGAAGAAGCTGGAGCTGACCAAGTACGCCGACAAGCCCGCCAGCACCTACAGCGGAGGCAACAAGAGGAAGCTGTCCACAGCCATTGCGCTCATCGGATACCCGGCCTTCATCTTCCTG GATGAGCCCACCACGGGGATGGACCCCAAGGCACGGCGCTTCCTCTGGAACCTCATCCTGGACGTCATCAAAACGGGTCGCTCTGTGGTGCTCACGTCCCACAG CATGGAGGAGTGCGAGGCGCTCTGCACCCGCCTGGCCATCATGGTGAACGGGCGGCTCAAGTGTCTCGGCAGCATCCAACACCTGAAGAACCG GTTCGGAGATGGCTACATGATCACGGTGCGCACCAAGTCCAGCCTCAACGTCAAGGAGGTGGTGAGGTTCTTCAACCGCAACTTCCCCGAGGCCATCCTCAAG GAGCGGCACCACACCAAGGCCCAGTACCAGCTGAAGTCGGACCAGATCTCACTGGCACAGGTCTTCAGCAAGATGGAGCAGGTGGTGGATGTGCTGGGCATTGAAGACTACTCCGTCAGCCAGACCACACTGGACAAC GTGTTTGTGAATTTTGCCAAGAAGCAGAGCGACAACCTGGAGCAGCAGGAGACCAGCCCCAGCTGCGCCCTGCAGTCGCCCCTGGAGCGCGTGCTGAGCCTGCTgcgcccccgcaccgcccccaCGGAGCTGCGAGCCCTCGtggtggaggagcaggaggaccTGGAGACCGATGacgaaggcctcatcagctttgAGGAGGAGAGG GCTCAGCTCTCCTTCAACACGGACACGCTGTGCTGA